A single region of the Sphingobium sp. TKS genome encodes:
- a CDS encoding nucleotidyltransferase and HEPN domain-containing protein — MRTDLDHLPADRRRELGDFVLRTILTAFEDAHASSVTGWKKKGRIHKIVLYGSFARGGWVYEPHTKKAYSSDYDLLVMVNRKQVVDNIAFWSALEDRFLKACAAGRIKSLPSMIVHTRQEVHSALSRGRYFFMDIVKDGILLYDADDVEFPKPKPKTPSDKVALAEEYFGEWYPSAGEFYDDFSRNLELSRTHKAAFELHQCVEHLYNAVLLTLTFYAPRNHNIKALRGMADKLDRRLAYVWPSDFHWQRAAFNILRDAYVKARYARPGYKITVEQLRWLGEITQNLSEAVRIVCQEHIAALKAEAMHSVDAIPVSVRNIDRAVEEESE; from the coding sequence ATGCGGACCGATCTGGATCATTTGCCGGCGGATCGACGACGCGAACTGGGGGATTTCGTGCTACGCACGATATTGACCGCGTTCGAGGATGCCCATGCCAGTTCGGTGACCGGCTGGAAGAAAAAAGGCCGCATCCACAAGATCGTGCTTTATGGCAGCTTCGCGCGCGGCGGCTGGGTGTACGAGCCCCACACCAAAAAGGCCTATTCGTCGGACTACGACCTTCTGGTCATGGTCAATCGCAAGCAGGTCGTGGACAATATCGCCTTCTGGTCCGCGTTGGAGGACCGATTCCTCAAGGCGTGCGCTGCCGGCCGCATAAAGAGCTTGCCTTCGATGATCGTCCACACCCGTCAGGAAGTTCACAGCGCCCTGTCCAGAGGCCGTTATTTCTTCATGGATATCGTGAAAGACGGTATCCTGCTGTACGATGCCGACGATGTAGAATTTCCAAAACCGAAACCTAAGACGCCCAGCGATAAAGTGGCATTGGCAGAGGAATATTTTGGAGAATGGTATCCGAGCGCCGGAGAGTTTTATGATGATTTTTCGCGCAATTTGGAATTGTCTCGAACTCACAAAGCCGCCTTCGAACTACACCAATGCGTCGAGCATCTCTACAATGCCGTGCTTCTGACCTTAACATTCTATGCGCCGCGCAATCACAATATAAAAGCATTGCGGGGAATGGCGGACAAGCTCGATCGTCGCCTCGCCTATGTTTGGCCAAGCGACTTTCATTGGCAGCGGGCTGCGTTCAACATCCTGCGCGATGCCTATGTCAAGGCACGCTACGCCAGACCGGGCTACAAGATCACGGTGGAACAGTTGCGCTGGCTGGGCGAGATCACGCAGAATCTCTCGGAAGCGGTGCGCATCGTGTGCCAGGAACATATCGCTGCGCTGAAGGCGGAGGCAATGCATTCGGTCGACGCGATACCTGTCTCGGTGCGCAATATCGATAGAGCGGTCGAGGAGGAGAGCGAATGA
- a CDS encoding TonB-dependent receptor produces MNALLGSTLLASTAVAAAAEGEPTRQSYDVPSQDLGAALRAVGRAANREIIFETDVVQGKRAPALDGSYTTREAVEQLLRGTDLVAVERGGAILIRSRFREASAELSSSGGSSDIVVTGSRIRGAESPSAVYEYSAAEVKQQGVTDLRELASIIPQNFTGGQNPGVGQGPGLFGSQNGDSSTALNLRGLGPDATLTLLNGRRMVYGSITQGVDFSSIPLAAVERVEVLPDGASALYGSDAVGGVVNILLKRNYRGLAFDTAIGASTDGGNFTQNYSAVGGTQWSGGGLVLTGNFARNSAITAGRRSYTAAMNPNATLFPMIRTVSVVASGHQQIGDVLSLNADGYYTSRDTATDAPNQTTGPLTDFGVILRSKSWTYGIMPAATIDLSPWKISLNGVFGRSFSPIVTRVFLQGSQLLRNEVIYDNENRVVEAGAEGPLFDLPGGRVRLAFGGGWRRNELTTTRATVVRRGDQSAYYGYAELNLPLVGEQNAMPGVEKLRVSAAYRYERYDGLSNVGTPRLGLIWAPVRGAEIKLSWGRSFKAPTLAQQLSIPAATLLSAASGGSTVPSGRTLLSLSGGSTTLRPERATSFSATIDIRPPTLPGLAVSVSYFDVRYRDRIVAPVGSIETALLSQAFAELVEFRPSLSAIQEAVSVSPTGLNNQTGRPFDPASVFAIIDGRFRNIASTSYSGVDGSISYRLEFGSRNSLSFRADASYLTSSRQLVPLEPSVQLAGTIFNPPRFRARGGLSWTNSGGVGANLFANYLGSVRDNRTASTYSTASMTTWDITARYKLNGESSRSNWEVQMSVLNLFDRKPSFIRTTSALFEPYDSTNYSAIGRFVKFSLSAQF; encoded by the coding sequence GTGAATGCGTTGCTTGGTTCGACGCTTCTGGCCAGCACGGCGGTTGCCGCTGCCGCCGAAGGGGAGCCGACGAGGCAGTCATACGATGTTCCCAGCCAGGATCTGGGCGCAGCTCTTCGCGCAGTGGGCAGGGCCGCCAATCGTGAAATCATTTTCGAAACGGATGTCGTTCAAGGGAAGCGGGCGCCTGCCCTTGACGGTTCATACACGACGAGAGAGGCGGTCGAACAGCTCCTCCGCGGTACCGATCTCGTAGCGGTCGAGCGAGGCGGGGCGATCCTTATCCGGAGCCGATTTCGGGAAGCTTCGGCGGAACTGAGTTCCAGTGGCGGCAGCTCCGACATTGTTGTCACGGGATCGCGGATCAGAGGCGCAGAATCCCCGTCAGCAGTCTACGAATATTCGGCAGCGGAAGTCAAACAGCAGGGCGTTACAGATCTGCGTGAACTGGCTTCGATCATACCACAGAATTTTACAGGTGGTCAAAATCCTGGTGTCGGGCAAGGCCCCGGTCTTTTCGGTAGCCAAAATGGGGATTCGTCGACGGCCCTCAATCTCAGAGGGCTCGGCCCCGACGCGACGTTGACACTCCTCAACGGTCGCCGAATGGTCTACGGCTCCATTACACAGGGAGTGGATTTCTCCAGCATTCCGCTCGCCGCAGTTGAACGAGTAGAAGTCCTGCCAGATGGCGCATCAGCGCTGTACGGTTCCGACGCTGTCGGCGGCGTTGTGAACATCCTTCTCAAGCGAAACTATCGAGGGTTGGCTTTTGATACGGCTATCGGGGCGTCAACCGATGGGGGGAATTTTACGCAAAATTATAGCGCCGTTGGCGGGACCCAATGGTCGGGCGGCGGCCTCGTCCTGACTGGGAATTTTGCTCGCAATTCGGCCATCACCGCCGGCCGGCGATCTTACACTGCCGCGATGAATCCGAACGCGACATTGTTTCCCATGATTCGCACAGTCAGTGTCGTCGCAAGCGGCCACCAACAAATCGGCGACGTCTTGAGTTTGAATGCGGATGGCTATTACACCAGCCGTGATACGGCGACGGACGCACCAAATCAAACCACCGGCCCTCTGACTGATTTCGGCGTAATCCTTCGATCGAAGAGTTGGACCTATGGCATCATGCCGGCCGCAACAATCGATTTATCCCCTTGGAAGATATCCTTGAATGGTGTCTTCGGTCGTAGCTTTTCGCCCATAGTTACTCGGGTATTTCTCCAAGGTTCGCAGCTACTGCGCAACGAAGTGATCTATGACAACGAAAATCGGGTCGTAGAAGCGGGTGCAGAGGGCCCGCTGTTCGATCTTCCCGGCGGACGAGTAAGGCTTGCTTTTGGCGGTGGATGGCGTCGCAATGAGTTGACAACGACCCGAGCGACGGTCGTCCGTCGCGGAGACCAATCAGCATATTATGGGTATGCCGAGCTTAATTTGCCCCTGGTGGGGGAGCAGAATGCCATGCCGGGCGTGGAGAAGCTTCGTGTAAGCGCTGCCTATAGATACGAGCGTTACGATGGTCTATCAAACGTGGGAACCCCGCGACTTGGCCTGATTTGGGCCCCCGTCCGCGGAGCTGAAATCAAATTGTCGTGGGGCCGTTCTTTCAAGGCTCCCACTCTCGCGCAGCAGCTTTCTATTCCTGCCGCCACGCTGCTGTCCGCAGCATCTGGCGGAAGTACGGTCCCGAGCGGACGAACCCTGCTCTCTCTCTCAGGCGGAAGCACGACGCTGAGGCCCGAACGCGCAACGAGCTTCTCAGCAACAATCGACATCCGCCCACCGACGTTACCCGGTCTCGCGGTTAGCGTGAGCTATTTCGACGTTCGTTACCGTGATCGCATCGTTGCGCCGGTCGGCTCGATCGAGACGGCGCTACTGAGTCAAGCCTTTGCTGAATTGGTCGAGTTCAGGCCGTCCCTGTCTGCGATTCAGGAGGCGGTGAGCGTTTCGCCAACGGGTTTGAACAATCAGACAGGTAGACCGTTCGACCCGGCCTCGGTATTTGCTATAATCGATGGCCGATTTCGTAACATTGCCAGCACATCTTACAGTGGCGTCGACGGATCAATATCCTATCGCTTGGAATTTGGATCGCGGAATTCCCTCTCATTCCGGGCCGATGCGTCATACCTAACCTCAAGCCGTCAGCTCGTTCCCTTGGAACCGAGCGTCCAACTTGCCGGCACGATATTTAATCCGCCGCGGTTCAGGGCTCGCGGCGGCCTCTCCTGGACAAATAGTGGGGGCGTGGGAGCGAATCTCTTCGCGAACTATCTAGGCAGCGTCCGCGATAACCGCACAGCATCAACTTATTCGACAGCCTCCATGACGACGTGGGATATAACCGCTCGATACAAGTTAAACGGAGAATCCAGCCGGTCCAACTGGGAAGTGCAGATGTCGGTACTAAATTTGTTCGATAGGAAACCGAGCTTTATCCGAACGACAAGCGCGCTTTTCGAGCCATATGATTCGACGAATTACTCGGCGATCGGCCGATTTGTTAAGTTCTCACTTTCTGCACAGTTCTAG
- a CDS encoding type II toxin-antitoxin system Phd/YefM family antitoxin, with protein sequence MGKRANPETPAPPIRTRWRLQDAKARFSEVVRLARENGPQRVTLHGRDAVVIVSAETWDKERAQRSGRRLVDLLAASPLVDVEFDRPSVDGPVRNVHL encoded by the coding sequence GTGGGAAAACGCGCTAATCCGGAGACGCCGGCGCCGCCAATTCGAACGCGGTGGCGGCTGCAGGATGCGAAAGCAAGGTTCAGCGAAGTCGTACGACTCGCACGCGAAAATGGCCCGCAGAGGGTAACCCTGCATGGGCGCGACGCGGTCGTGATCGTGTCGGCGGAGACCTGGGACAAGGAACGCGCGCAGCGTAGCGGCCGCCGTCTGGTCGACCTTCTGGCCGCTTCGCCGCTCGTTGATGTCGAATTCGACCGGCCGTCGGTGGACGGGCCGGTGAGGAACGTCCATCTGTGA
- a CDS encoding type II toxin-antitoxin system VapC family toxin — MSGFLLDTNILSELRKPRPEANVVRFVAAQGEDDLFVSDVTFAEIRFGIEQLADADRRAHIASWLDHELRPLFAGRTLAIDENVLLRWRLLLEAGRRRGHVFGQLDLLIGACAAENGLIVVSRDVTHFKAAGVPVLEPWKAIFIPSKSVPINVDDLANPSLLSSLLAQRG, encoded by the coding sequence GTGAGCGGCTTCCTGCTCGACACGAACATCCTCTCGGAATTGCGGAAACCTCGGCCGGAGGCCAACGTCGTCCGGTTCGTGGCTGCGCAGGGCGAAGATGATCTGTTCGTCTCGGACGTGACTTTTGCGGAGATCCGGTTCGGGATCGAGCAGCTGGCGGACGCGGATCGCCGGGCGCACATCGCAAGCTGGCTCGATCATGAGCTACGGCCGCTGTTTGCGGGCAGGACGCTTGCGATCGATGAGAACGTGCTGTTGCGTTGGCGGCTCCTTCTCGAGGCTGGGAGACGTCGCGGTCACGTTTTCGGACAGCTCGATCTTCTGATCGGGGCCTGCGCGGCCGAGAATGGTCTGATCGTGGTCAGCCGGGATGTAACGCATTTCAAGGCTGCCGGCGTGCCTGTTCTCGAGCCCTGGAAGGCCATTTTCATCCCTTCCAAGAGCGTCCCGATCAATGTCGACGATCTCGCGAATCCTAGCCTGTTGTCTAGCCTCCTGGCCCAGCGGGGGTGA
- a CDS encoding DUF7146 domain-containing protein, whose protein sequence is MSQSLLTNRNLELEALGSGLVKRLGGVWSSDRGMCLCPAHDDRSPSLSVRIGDSALLFKCFAGCDTRDVLRAIRRLDRNALQSLPSEDRAPTNQDSSFWLRQRALDLWDASIPLAGTPAEEYLRRRSLPAVSRALRYNRYTPLGRGKIATLRPALISALHERGNFVAVQRTFLDPSEPRRARDLANPRRMLGRPLGGAVTLAPAGDTLGLAEGMETAYSAMILFDLPVWATLGNERLAGITIPETVTRLLLLPDNDRGGRIGATKAEQAYGMPGRTIETIWPPPRFNDWNDVLRKYGKGGPQELRRAA, encoded by the coding sequence GTGTCCCAATCTCTCCTCACCAATCGAAACCTCGAGCTCGAGGCTCTGGGGTCCGGTCTCGTGAAGCGTCTTGGCGGCGTCTGGTCCTCGGACAGAGGTATGTGCCTTTGCCCTGCGCATGACGACCGCAGTCCAAGCCTATCAGTCCGCATCGGCGACAGCGCGCTGCTCTTCAAATGCTTCGCGGGCTGCGACACGCGCGACGTCCTTCGCGCCATCCGTCGCCTGGATCGCAATGCCCTCCAATCACTTCCGTCCGAGGATCGCGCACCCACCAACCAAGATTCGTCATTTTGGCTGCGGCAGCGCGCGCTGGATCTCTGGGATGCTTCGATCCCGCTCGCCGGGACGCCGGCCGAGGAATATCTCCGGCGCCGATCGTTGCCGGCAGTCTCGCGTGCCTTGCGCTATAACCGCTATACGCCCCTTGGACGAGGCAAGATCGCTACCTTGCGTCCGGCCCTCATCTCCGCGCTGCACGAGAGAGGCAATTTCGTTGCGGTTCAGCGCACCTTTCTTGATCCCAGCGAACCTCGTCGCGCGCGGGATCTGGCTAATCCCCGCCGAATGCTCGGTCGTCCGCTGGGGGGCGCGGTCACGCTTGCCCCAGCCGGAGATACGCTCGGCCTGGCCGAGGGCATGGAGACGGCCTACTCGGCCATGATCCTTTTCGATCTGCCCGTTTGGGCGACGCTTGGAAACGAACGCCTTGCGGGCATCACGATCCCCGAGACCGTCACGCGCCTGCTGCTCCTTCCCGATAACGATCGAGGCGGAAGGATTGGTGCGACCAAGGCCGAGCAGGCCTACGGAATGCCTGGCCGGACGATCGAGACAATCTGGCCGCCGCCTCGTTTCAACGACTGGAATGACGTCCTGCGGAAATATGGGAAGGGCGGGCCGCAGGAGTTGCGCCGGGCCGCTTGA
- a CDS encoding RNA polymerase sigma factor yields MNGPQDGAAPRLVSEAHGDAIEALFRVEGPRLQRYIRRRLHSGEDVCDLVQEAFVRLAQVAREAMPARPAAYLQRIARNLLIDRSRREIHSAVLRVVQDIAVPATQEDGLRLNDVMQTYEATLAVMPERTRTVFLLYRVEELCYREIAARLGISIPAVQKHMAKALERIALALLDEA; encoded by the coding sequence GTGAACGGCCCGCAAGATGGCGCCGCGCCTCGGCTGGTTTCAGAGGCACATGGCGACGCCATCGAGGCGCTGTTCCGCGTCGAAGGGCCTCGGCTGCAACGCTATATCCGCCGACGGTTACACTCGGGCGAAGATGTCTGCGATCTCGTTCAGGAGGCATTTGTGCGACTTGCCCAGGTCGCGCGTGAAGCCATGCCGGCGCGGCCCGCCGCCTATCTTCAGCGCATTGCAAGAAACCTCCTGATCGACCGCTCACGACGAGAAATCCACTCAGCCGTTCTTCGCGTCGTCCAGGACATTGCCGTGCCGGCAACGCAGGAAGACGGCTTGCGCCTGAACGATGTGATGCAGACTTATGAGGCCACATTGGCGGTCATGCCTGAGCGCACACGCACCGTGTTTCTGCTCTATCGGGTCGAAGAGCTGTGCTACCGGGAGATCGCGGCGCGGCTGGGTATCAGCATCCCGGCCGTACAGAAGCACATGGCGAAGGCATTGGAAAGAATAGCGCTTGCGTTGCTCGATGAGGCTTGA
- a CDS encoding FecR family protein — MRDAATWLARMKGPDALAWQSEFELWLGADDLHRMAYSHIAETYSLGKNLNPTKIEFLVQAEEETKARRLRRLAAMVGLAMVVMTPLIYLMRPTTIAERGTAAPPSQFSTRIGEIRSVDLADGSIVTLDTNTYLDVVFGRDRRELWLKKGRARFNVAHDGRTFVVHAGAGTVVAHGTVFDVRVDGARAMVRLIQGAIDVHVPGKVQSEGVIHRALPGQAVAFDDSHGVVAVAPSQETEIVQTTWPDALLDFDGATLGEMAAEANRYSDERLIIADPALATRRVSGTFRVGDPERLADRLAILLDARVGRTPDGDITLNGQSR, encoded by the coding sequence TTGCGTGACGCTGCAACCTGGCTCGCGCGGATGAAAGGGCCGGACGCCTTGGCCTGGCAATCCGAATTCGAGCTATGGCTCGGCGCCGATGACCTGCACCGCATGGCGTACAGCCATATTGCCGAGACCTACAGTCTCGGCAAGAACCTCAACCCGACGAAAATCGAGTTTCTTGTCCAGGCGGAGGAGGAAACAAAGGCGCGCCGGCTGCGTCGCCTCGCGGCGATGGTCGGGCTGGCGATGGTCGTGATGACCCCACTCATCTATCTGATGCGTCCAACGACCATCGCCGAGCGTGGAACGGCTGCACCGCCGTCCCAGTTCTCGACGCGGATCGGCGAGATCCGTTCGGTCGACCTCGCGGACGGATCGATCGTCACCCTCGACACCAACACGTATCTGGACGTCGTATTCGGCCGGGATCGGCGCGAGCTGTGGCTCAAGAAGGGACGCGCAAGGTTCAACGTGGCACATGATGGACGGACATTTGTCGTCCACGCTGGCGCTGGCACCGTCGTCGCCCACGGCACTGTGTTCGATGTTCGGGTGGACGGCGCCAGGGCGATGGTTCGGCTCATTCAGGGGGCGATCGATGTCCACGTTCCGGGCAAGGTACAGTCGGAAGGCGTGATCCACAGGGCTTTGCCTGGACAGGCAGTCGCCTTCGATGACTCGCATGGTGTCGTTGCTGTTGCACCGTCCCAAGAGACGGAAATCGTTCAGACAACATGGCCAGACGCGCTACTCGATTTCGACGGCGCGACGCTGGGAGAAATGGCGGCGGAGGCCAATCGGTATTCCGACGAAAGGTTGATCATTGCCGATCCAGCGCTGGCGACAAGACGGGTCTCCGGCACATTCCGGGTCGGCGATCCGGAGAGGCTGGCCGATCGCCTCGCGATCCTTCTTGATGCTCGGGTCGGCCGAACTCCCGATGGCGATATCACGCTGAATGGACAATCCCGCTAA
- a CDS encoding HEPN domain-containing protein, with amino-acid sequence MRHGIEHVAVTERPELERIIGMILEEFEDVLSLAQQEWRSKGRITKIVLYGSRARGDWVDLHHTHVGKHSDWDLIVMVNDERLTDRIKYWRNVTERLYREYRFTHRLRSPAHYFVYTIEQINASLESGRYFFIDFLRDGIVVYETDDAALVEPKPMSPKRVLKLTQEYFEDWFKSSIEFYDDYIGNVEKDRIKKAAYELHQCVERLYHSVLLVYTLYTPHSHNIVELRNAAELHDPALASAWPREEDADVAAFEKLQQAYVKARYPRDYHISEEQLAWLGEHAEHLIKLVEASCKARIARLEDDARK; translated from the coding sequence ATGAGGCATGGCATTGAGCATGTCGCAGTCACGGAGCGGCCCGAACTCGAACGCATAATCGGCATGATCCTTGAGGAGTTCGAGGATGTGCTGTCGCTCGCGCAGCAAGAATGGCGATCGAAGGGTCGGATCACAAAGATCGTTCTCTATGGCAGCCGTGCGCGCGGGGACTGGGTGGACCTGCATCACACCCATGTCGGGAAGCATTCCGACTGGGACCTGATCGTTATGGTCAATGATGAACGATTGACCGACCGCATCAAATATTGGCGCAACGTGACCGAGCGGCTCTATCGGGAATATCGCTTCACGCACAGACTGCGATCACCGGCCCATTATTTCGTATACACGATAGAGCAAATCAATGCATCGCTCGAGAGCGGGCGTTATTTTTTCATCGATTTCCTGCGTGACGGCATCGTCGTGTACGAGACCGATGACGCCGCACTCGTTGAGCCGAAACCCATGTCTCCCAAGCGCGTGCTGAAATTAACCCAGGAGTATTTCGAGGACTGGTTCAAAAGCTCGATCGAATTTTACGACGATTACATCGGGAACGTGGAAAAGGATCGGATCAAGAAGGCGGCATATGAGCTCCATCAATGCGTAGAACGGCTCTATCATTCAGTCCTGCTGGTCTACACGCTGTATACGCCCCACAGCCACAATATCGTCGAGTTGCGCAATGCCGCCGAATTGCACGATCCCGCGCTCGCTTCGGCATGGCCACGCGAAGAGGATGCGGATGTCGCCGCGTTCGAGAAGCTCCAGCAGGCTTATGTGAAGGCGCGTTACCCGAGGGACTATCACATTTCGGAGGAGCAGCTTGCCTGGCTCGGCGAGCATGCCGAGCATTTGATCAAACTCGTCGAGGCGAGCTGCAAGGCCCGGATCGCGCGGCTCGAGGACGACGCGCGCAAATAA
- a CDS encoding Atxe2 family lasso peptide isopeptidase, whose amino-acid sequence MSAVSAPCASSSESGSSRNVQARDLVSLRDIGGMADTEPPFSISPDGRKVALTVRQGDADRNVYCTTLYIIDIRSRKIDLELPIDGEPILGTFDRPPVADFGTGAIETIIPRWSPDGERLALLLRREGRTQVWMLPSAGGTLALLSRSTEDVRGFRWSETGAQIIFTVRTPPHQTQEGLQGYRYDDRWLPNWGPAPRPPATPFQTFAIGVEGRHDVLPIEAERIAAEPRRQRASTGAEAWIGSKDPRFVNSATTIVIRRNDGTEMTCADAICSDVEQIWFGDNGSTLFFLSRAGWARSLTKIYSWPVTRAQPRLLYQTRDLISGCASSRTDIICAAESAAVPRRLITIGKATGDRTLLFDPNPQWHSLKVGSVRHLEDRNQYGLPYFAELVLPPGTGERPKLPLVIVGYYARGFLRGGVGDSYPIFPLASAGYAVLVYNRPVYYGLAQPVKTTEESTRIGVTNWMDKRSVSSAILTTVDRLVREEIVDPKRIGITGFSDGADKARYMLVHSPIFAAAAISSCCDDPVSLRAMLGPLLTKSALAMGYPGFDYGNVERTKEYSLAANAHRIRSPLLIQTSDREYLYALESEQALRANGKPVALYVFPDEYHIFWQPAHRLAAYDRSIAWFNFWMLDKSSGPASMITDIGSWRSLQEASTSLKIGTNEAAGLVPSRNGTNSQRQPVPRFAESPSP is encoded by the coding sequence ATGTCTGCGGTGTCGGCCCCATGTGCGTCGTCTTCCGAGTCCGGATCGTCGCGCAACGTCCAAGCGCGAGATTTGGTCTCATTGCGGGATATTGGAGGGATGGCTGATACCGAGCCTCCCTTCAGCATATCGCCGGACGGTCGCAAGGTCGCCTTGACCGTGCGCCAAGGAGATGCCGACAGGAACGTGTATTGCACCACGCTTTATATTATCGATATCCGCAGTCGAAAGATCGATCTTGAACTCCCTATCGATGGCGAGCCGATCTTGGGAACTTTCGACAGACCGCCAGTTGCAGATTTTGGCACCGGGGCCATCGAAACAATCATCCCGAGATGGTCCCCGGATGGTGAGAGGCTCGCCTTATTGCTGCGTCGGGAGGGCCGGACCCAGGTGTGGATGCTGCCAAGCGCCGGCGGTACTCTCGCTCTGCTCTCGCGCTCCACTGAAGATGTTCGTGGATTTCGTTGGAGCGAGACTGGCGCGCAAATAATATTCACTGTGAGGACACCCCCGCATCAGACGCAAGAGGGGCTTCAGGGCTATCGATACGATGATCGATGGTTACCAAATTGGGGACCGGCCCCCCGGCCTCCGGCAACCCCGTTTCAAACGTTCGCGATCGGCGTGGAGGGGCGCCATGACGTGCTGCCGATAGAAGCGGAACGCATAGCTGCAGAACCGCGTCGTCAACGTGCATCTACCGGCGCCGAGGCATGGATCGGGTCAAAGGATCCAAGGTTTGTGAATTCTGCCACCACGATCGTCATCCGCCGGAACGACGGAACCGAGATGACGTGCGCCGATGCCATATGTTCGGACGTGGAGCAGATCTGGTTCGGCGATAATGGCAGCACCCTATTTTTCCTTTCGCGCGCTGGGTGGGCACGCAGCCTGACGAAGATTTACTCCTGGCCGGTAACGCGCGCTCAACCACGCCTCCTATATCAAACTCGCGACCTCATCAGCGGATGTGCAAGTTCCCGAACGGATATCATCTGCGCCGCTGAGTCTGCAGCGGTGCCGCGACGGCTGATCACTATCGGCAAAGCCACGGGCGATCGCACGCTCCTGTTCGACCCCAATCCGCAATGGCATTCCCTGAAGGTCGGATCCGTAAGACATCTCGAGGATCGCAATCAATATGGTTTGCCGTACTTTGCTGAGCTTGTCCTTCCGCCCGGAACCGGCGAACGCCCGAAATTGCCGCTTGTGATCGTCGGCTATTATGCGCGGGGATTTTTGCGAGGTGGTGTCGGCGACAGCTACCCGATCTTCCCTTTGGCGTCCGCGGGCTATGCCGTTCTAGTATATAATCGGCCCGTCTACTACGGTCTCGCGCAGCCAGTGAAGACGACGGAGGAAAGCACCCGGATCGGTGTCACGAATTGGATGGACAAGCGCAGCGTTTCATCGGCGATACTAACTACCGTAGATCGTCTTGTTCGCGAGGAAATCGTTGACCCTAAACGGATAGGCATCACTGGATTCAGCGATGGTGCTGACAAAGCACGCTATATGCTAGTTCATTCGCCGATCTTCGCGGCCGCCGCAATTTCCTCCTGTTGTGATGACCCTGTGTCCCTTCGAGCGATGCTGGGTCCGCTGCTTACGAAATCGGCGCTAGCGATGGGCTATCCAGGGTTCGATTACGGAAACGTGGAGCGTACAAAAGAATATTCCCTCGCGGCAAATGCGCATCGAATAAGATCGCCCCTCCTGATTCAGACATCTGATCGCGAATACTTGTACGCTCTGGAAAGCGAACAGGCATTGCGTGCTAACGGTAAGCCCGTCGCTCTCTACGTATTTCCCGACGAGTATCATATTTTCTGGCAGCCTGCGCACCGGTTGGCTGCCTATGATCGAAGCATAGCGTGGTTCAATTTCTGGATGCTCGACAAATCATCAGGACCAGCCTCAATGATAACGGACATCGGATCTTGGCGGTCATTACAGGAAGCGTCGACATCGCTTAAGATTGGAACTAATGAAGCAGCAGGCCTTGTTCCGTCCAGAAACGGCACCAACTCTCAACGTCAACCAGTTCCAAGATTCGCAGAAAGTCCAAGCCCCTAG
- a CDS encoding winged helix DNA-binding protein produces MSEESANASGLRDKGKGAGKDLAKNDHSDGQVPDDEQHLSPAPNDPVSHPAYLEGVRIAHLFLSALRLREDIFGEGLFADPAWDILLDLHGAEAREENVNVTSFSPMAPSTSARWAQILSKKGLVVRTRDPKDRRRIHLRLTPQGRALMRTYFDTLIQRGAGLTR; encoded by the coding sequence ATGAGCGAGGAAAGTGCCAACGCGTCCGGGTTGCGAGACAAAGGGAAGGGCGCCGGTAAAGACCTAGCGAAAAACGATCATTCCGATGGGCAGGTGCCTGATGACGAGCAGCATCTCTCGCCTGCACCGAACGACCCTGTCTCACATCCAGCTTATCTCGAAGGCGTGAGGATCGCGCACCTCTTCCTGTCGGCGCTGCGCCTGCGCGAGGACATCTTTGGCGAGGGCCTTTTCGCCGATCCAGCCTGGGACATTCTGCTCGACCTCCACGGTGCCGAGGCGCGCGAGGAGAATGTCAACGTCACCAGCTTTTCGCCCATGGCTCCGAGCACGTCGGCCCGCTGGGCCCAGATACTCTCGAAGAAGGGGCTCGTCGTTCGAACAAGAGACCCAAAGGACCGGCGCAGAATCCACCTCAGGCTCACTCCGCAAGGGCGTGCCCTCATGCGGACCTATTTCGACACGCTGATCCAGAGAGGAGCTGGCCTGACAAGGTAG